Proteins encoded within one genomic window of Pseudalkalibacillus sp. SCS-8:
- a CDS encoding glycoside hydrolase family 3 N-terminal domain-containing protein: MIKQHSSTLVNEMTLDEKIAQLIQLATHFYKGATEEGQITGPIEEMGITGDTVQNSGSVLGASGAKTTKSIQKAHLNDNRLGIPLLFMSDIIHGYKTIFPVPLAMGCSWDLELAEKSAEIAAKEAAVSGVHVTFSPMVDLTRDPRWGRVMESTGEDPFLNSEFAKALVRGYQGEDYTKDNDRVAACVKHFAAYGAPEGGRDYNTVDMSERQLREYYLPAYKAALDEGCAMVMTAFNILDGVPATGNKRLMRDLLREEWGFDGVVISDWGAVKELIHHGYAEDEKDAAQKGLKAGVDIEMMTPCYVHHLKTLVEEGSISESLIDEAVLRILELKEKLGLFENPYRAADEEREKEIVFSESHRKAARELAAKSSVLLKNEGVLPLDREQKVALIGPFAEHDDLLGPWSWIGSREDAVKVREGFESKIDSRQLSSAKGSDISAVTSSQINEARRSAENADVIVLALGEESDMSGEAGSRADIRLPEAQLKLVEEMSKLNKPMVAVLFNGRPLDLHGVVDKVDAVLEAWFPGSEAGSAVADLLYGDANPSGRLTMSFPYSVGQVPVYYNRYNTGRPQKKGVQERFVSQYLDIPNEPLFPFGFGLSYTTFSYSDVTLSSSVIKPEQPLHLTVNVTNTGEVAGDEVVQLYVRDITGEVVRPLRELKGFKKIWLEPGETKEVAFTLTEEQLRYYHSDLSHESDAGKFNLYIGANSRDAAEYAFELIK; the protein is encoded by the coding sequence ATGATTAAACAGCATTCTTCAACTCTTGTAAACGAAATGACATTGGATGAAAAAATCGCTCAGTTGATACAGCTTGCGACACATTTTTATAAAGGGGCAACCGAAGAAGGTCAAATCACCGGTCCAATTGAAGAAATGGGCATTACCGGAGACACCGTCCAAAACAGTGGATCGGTTCTGGGTGCTTCCGGTGCAAAGACGACCAAATCCATCCAAAAGGCCCACCTGAACGACAATCGTTTAGGGATTCCATTATTATTCATGTCGGATATCATCCACGGGTATAAGACCATCTTTCCAGTACCATTAGCCATGGGATGTTCATGGGATTTGGAATTGGCGGAAAAAAGTGCAGAAATTGCAGCCAAAGAAGCAGCTGTATCAGGCGTCCATGTCACTTTTTCCCCTATGGTTGACCTAACCCGTGACCCTCGCTGGGGACGAGTGATGGAATCCACTGGAGAAGATCCATTCTTGAACAGTGAATTTGCGAAAGCTTTAGTAAGAGGGTATCAAGGAGAAGATTATACGAAGGACAATGACCGGGTTGCTGCATGTGTAAAGCACTTTGCTGCTTACGGCGCTCCAGAAGGTGGCCGTGATTATAACACTGTCGACATGTCAGAAAGACAGCTTCGTGAGTATTACCTCCCAGCATACAAAGCAGCGTTGGATGAAGGTTGTGCGATGGTCATGACGGCATTCAATATTCTCGATGGTGTTCCTGCTACCGGAAACAAAAGATTGATGCGTGATCTCCTTCGTGAGGAGTGGGGCTTTGACGGTGTCGTGATCTCCGATTGGGGCGCCGTCAAGGAATTGATACATCACGGATATGCAGAAGATGAAAAGGATGCCGCTCAAAAAGGGTTAAAAGCGGGTGTTGATATTGAAATGATGACACCTTGTTACGTCCATCATCTCAAGACACTAGTAGAGGAAGGAAGCATAAGTGAAAGCTTGATTGATGAAGCCGTCCTGAGAATATTGGAACTGAAAGAAAAACTTGGTTTGTTCGAAAATCCTTACCGAGCTGCAGATGAAGAACGTGAAAAAGAAATTGTGTTCTCTGAGTCTCACCGTAAAGCAGCAAGAGAGCTTGCCGCGAAATCATCTGTTCTTCTGAAAAATGAAGGTGTACTTCCTCTGGATAGGGAGCAAAAGGTCGCTTTGATCGGGCCGTTCGCCGAGCACGATGACCTGCTTGGTCCATGGTCGTGGATCGGCTCTAGAGAAGACGCCGTTAAAGTACGTGAAGGATTCGAATCAAAAATCGATTCACGACAGCTTTCAAGTGCAAAAGGCAGTGACATTTCAGCTGTGACTTCATCCCAAATCAATGAGGCACGTCGTTCAGCAGAAAATGCCGATGTCATCGTCCTTGCTTTAGGTGAAGAATCAGATATGAGTGGTGAAGCCGGATCTCGTGCTGATATACGATTGCCAGAGGCACAGCTTAAATTGGTCGAAGAAATGAGTAAACTGAATAAACCGATGGTAGCTGTTTTGTTCAATGGACGACCGCTTGATCTACACGGTGTCGTGGATAAAGTTGACGCTGTATTAGAAGCCTGGTTCCCTGGATCTGAAGCAGGGTCCGCTGTAGCTGACCTCCTTTATGGAGACGCAAACCCTTCTGGAAGACTGACGATGTCCTTCCCGTATTCCGTCGGTCAAGTACCTGTCTACTATAATCGGTATAATACGGGACGCCCACAGAAGAAAGGCGTTCAAGAACGTTTCGTCTCCCAATATCTTGATATTCCGAATGAACCATTGTTTCCATTCGGATTCGGTCTTAGCTACACGACGTTCTCTTACAGTGACGTGACGTTATCGAGTTCCGTCATAAAGCCTGAGCAACCCCTTCATCTTACCGTTAATGTGACGAACACAGGTGAGGTTGCAGGTGATGAAGTGGTACAGCTTTATGTACGTGATATAACCGGGGAAGTCGTACGTCCGCTTCGAGAATTGAAAGGGTTCAAGAAGATCTGGTTAGAGCCTGGTGAAACGAAGGAAGTTGCATTCACTTTAACGGAAGAGCAATTACGCTACTATCATTCTGATTTGTCCCATGAAAGTGACGCTGGTAAATTCAATTTATATATTGGAGCGAACAGCCGAGATGCGGCAGAATACGCATTCGAGCTAATCAAATAA
- a CDS encoding YesL family protein has protein sequence MEVKGFKGKLFVLFDWITRLAYVNVLWIGCSLLGLLIAGFFPATSAMYALIRRWVRGNADFSVHRLFWQTFKEDFKRANAFGWVLTLIGIVLYVDYLYFTSSSSTIFFLLKSFTIMLLFVYVLMAVMIFPVFVHYKLTLVQLFRNTIFIAMLHPFKSFAAILGVGAISLVMYLMPTLIPFFGGSLIALYVTWISQPMFRKIDERQQDAVKNE, from the coding sequence ATGGAAGTGAAAGGGTTTAAAGGAAAGTTATTTGTACTATTTGATTGGATAACAAGGCTCGCTTATGTCAATGTGCTGTGGATCGGCTGTTCATTGCTTGGCTTGTTGATTGCAGGATTCTTTCCTGCGACTTCCGCCATGTATGCACTGATCAGAAGGTGGGTCAGAGGTAATGCCGACTTTTCCGTGCACCGTCTCTTTTGGCAAACCTTTAAGGAAGATTTCAAAAGAGCAAATGCATTCGGATGGGTATTGACCTTAATCGGTATTGTTTTATATGTCGATTACCTGTACTTTACGTCGTCCTCATCAACGATATTCTTTCTTTTAAAGTCATTTACAATCATGCTCTTGTTCGTTTATGTCCTGATGGCAGTTATGATCTTCCCAGTTTTCGTCCATTATAAATTGACGCTTGTGCAGTTGTTCCGAAATACGATTTTCATTGCGATGCTTCATCCGTTCAAAAGCTTTGCTGCAATTCTGGGTGTAGGGGCCATCAGTCTGGTGATGTATCTGATGCCGACGTTAATTCCTTTCTTTGGTGGGAGCTTGATTGCGTTATATGTCACATGGATATCACAACCGATGTTCAGGAAAATCGACGAACGACAACAGGATGCGGTGAAGAACGAGTAA
- a CDS encoding beta-galactosidase, whose protein sequence is MIEIKNKQILIDGKPQIIMCGEIHYYRLERHEWQDRLDKLKEAGCNAVASYVPWICHEPRDGEIDLKGKSRPELDLEGFIDLCEENDLYFFVRPGPFIMAEMKNEGIPHWVMEKHPEIVPVTWDGNPITTKTLDYMAPGFLKETREWYEAVMKIVAPRTYVNGGNIIGLQLDNEIGMLSWVSNSPDLTDTVLEDFASWLKNRYTPEELGERYPFNLDEEQTRKKAIQSPSESYSPYLHLDLGHYMRNRFARYVETLRSYAEEFGVKDIPFVVNIHGTDGGRALKYPIGISQLYESYTQSPEYISGSDIYFPDMTIGNFQDLYVINGFMDAVHHPDQPLTSIEFNCGDGNFGENIGERYDPSAADFKMRMCIAQGNRMINYYLFSGGRNYRLDETYNDGNDRIAHTGERHGFAAPISPEGERNYTFHRMARATRTVMAVSDKLATMEEEKDDLAFAFIPDYFMTESRYPSSDKMKEMYQNIEANRAPAAWDTLVKAMLLANYRFGSVDIQNKPIDPQSTPVLVLASALYMDKQVQRKLADYLFEGGSILLYGQVPQYDMEASPCTTLADALNVKPIGTRRAKQHYALSVYGVGKAAARPEIRTHVAQVFECGTEVEPLFCVYGTDEVCGFTTEVGKGKATVISTVYTTAISFFKGILEELGARPSLYHDCEQHGIFMTSTKNNENERFIHLLNLDGFDKQMTIYENGRPLFGGRKLELHSKEGVMLPVEMTLGDVTIVQSTAEVEAVTPDQLDFRLTQSKDIIVLKTDRSLLPSDEYEVKREDEKIVIHSKKHAKVDDQLTIRFQPTSKITQTDHHTQVVQGN, encoded by the coding sequence GTGATTGAAATTAAAAACAAACAAATTCTCATTGATGGCAAACCTCAAATCATCATGTGCGGCGAAATCCATTATTACCGATTGGAACGGCATGAATGGCAGGATCGTCTTGATAAGTTGAAGGAAGCTGGCTGCAATGCCGTAGCTTCGTATGTTCCTTGGATTTGCCATGAACCTCGGGATGGCGAGATCGACTTGAAAGGTAAATCCCGTCCAGAGCTTGATTTAGAGGGTTTTATTGATCTATGTGAAGAGAATGATCTTTATTTCTTCGTACGACCTGGTCCGTTCATCATGGCTGAAATGAAGAACGAAGGGATTCCGCATTGGGTGATGGAAAAGCATCCTGAAATCGTTCCAGTTACTTGGGATGGGAATCCAATTACGACAAAAACGCTGGATTATATGGCCCCAGGCTTCTTAAAAGAGACGCGCGAGTGGTATGAAGCTGTCATGAAGATTGTAGCTCCAAGGACTTACGTGAACGGTGGGAACATCATCGGCTTACAGCTTGATAATGAAATCGGAATGCTGTCATGGGTCAGCAACAGTCCTGACTTAACAGACACGGTTCTAGAGGATTTCGCGTCTTGGCTGAAAAATCGGTATACGCCTGAGGAGCTGGGTGAGCGTTATCCTTTCAATCTGGATGAGGAACAGACGAGGAAGAAAGCGATCCAGTCACCTTCTGAGTCTTACTCACCTTATCTGCATCTGGATTTAGGGCATTACATGCGGAACCGTTTTGCCCGTTATGTGGAAACTTTAAGGTCCTATGCAGAGGAATTCGGAGTGAAGGACATTCCATTCGTTGTGAACATCCACGGAACTGATGGAGGTCGTGCCCTTAAGTATCCGATCGGCATAAGCCAGCTTTATGAAAGCTACACCCAGTCACCAGAGTACATTTCAGGATCGGACATTTATTTTCCTGATATGACGATTGGAAACTTTCAAGATTTGTATGTGATCAATGGATTCATGGATGCCGTCCACCATCCTGACCAACCCTTGACGTCGATCGAGTTCAACTGTGGAGATGGGAACTTCGGCGAGAATATTGGTGAACGGTATGATCCGTCGGCTGCCGATTTTAAAATGCGCATGTGTATCGCACAAGGGAACAGGATGATCAATTATTATCTTTTCTCTGGTGGGCGGAACTATCGCCTCGATGAAACATACAACGATGGAAATGATCGGATCGCTCATACTGGGGAACGTCACGGCTTTGCGGCACCTATCAGTCCTGAAGGCGAACGGAATTATACCTTCCACCGGATGGCACGTGCAACACGTACAGTGATGGCTGTGTCGGACAAGCTGGCAACCATGGAGGAAGAGAAGGATGATCTCGCCTTTGCGTTTATTCCGGATTACTTCATGACTGAATCGCGGTATCCTTCAAGCGATAAGATGAAAGAGATGTATCAGAATATTGAGGCGAACCGGGCTCCTGCAGCCTGGGACACGTTAGTGAAAGCGATGCTCCTTGCCAATTACCGTTTTGGTTCAGTCGATATTCAGAATAAACCGATCGATCCACAATCAACGCCAGTCCTTGTCCTAGCATCCGCTCTCTATATGGACAAGCAGGTACAACGAAAGCTGGCTGATTATTTGTTCGAGGGTGGCAGCATCCTTCTTTACGGTCAAGTTCCTCAATATGATATGGAAGCGAGTCCTTGTACGACTTTGGCGGATGCACTCAACGTCAAGCCGATCGGTACACGAAGAGCGAAACAGCATTATGCGTTATCGGTTTATGGTGTTGGAAAAGCAGCAGCACGTCCAGAAATCAGGACACATGTGGCACAAGTGTTTGAGTGTGGTACCGAAGTGGAACCCCTTTTCTGTGTTTATGGAACCGATGAAGTTTGTGGTTTTACGACGGAAGTAGGCAAGGGGAAGGCAACAGTCATTTCGACGGTTTATACAACAGCCATCTCTTTCTTCAAAGGGATTTTGGAAGAGTTGGGAGCACGACCGTCCCTCTATCATGATTGTGAGCAGCATGGGATCTTTATGACATCTACGAAAAATAACGAAAACGAGCGTTTCATCCATCTTTTGAATCTCGATGGATTTGATAAGCAGATGACAATCTATGAAAATGGCCGTCCTTTATTCGGTGGTCGTAAGCTGGAATTGCATAGTAAGGAAGGAGTCATGCTTCCTGTTGAGATGACGTTGGGAGATGTAACAATTGTACAATCGACTGCTGAAGTTGAAGCTGTTACGCCTGACCAGCTGGATTTCAGACTTACTCAAAGTAAAGATATCATCGTCTTGAAGACAGATCGATCCTTACTTCCAAGTGATGAGTATGAGGTGAAAAGAGAGGATGAGAAGATCGTTATCCACTCCAAGAAGCATGCAAAGGTTGATGACCAATTAACGATACGATTCCAACCAACCAGTAAAATCACTCAGACTGACCACCATACACAAGTCGTCCAAGGCAATTAA
- a CDS encoding sulfatase, whose protein sequence is MRVLYIDIDSLRPDHLGCYGYHRETSPNIDRIAERGTSFTNYYASDAPCAPSRNAMFKSRFGIHTGVVNHGGTDADNRPIGAERPFNYHSSPYQAWVDVMRFKGHHTTMISPFPGRHANWSVLEGFLEVHDTNKQAGETAGDVAEEALRWIKGRGTEKEDWMLYLNFWDPHTPYRTPVSYGNPFKNDPAPEWLTDEIIAEHQESYGPMSARNVPAGNQWPDLPSEIHSREDFKRWIDGYDTAIRYVDDHVGMIVNALEEEGLLEDTIIIISADHGENQGELNIYGDHQTADHITSRIPLIMAGPEIRQGHIDTDFHYQVDLGPTLVEMAGAAQREKWDGISFLPALTEGRSSGRPYLVVSQAAWSCQRAVRFDNWMLIRTYHDGMKDFPDLMLFDIENDPHETTNLVDSHPEIVGRGMILLDEWVAEQMASSDSPVDPMWNVIHEGGPYHTKGELDQHVGRLKEEGRYEAAERLERRHDKFKRIYETV, encoded by the coding sequence ATGCGTGTACTTTACATTGATATCGATTCTCTTCGTCCCGATCATTTAGGCTGCTACGGGTACCACCGTGAAACATCTCCTAATATTGACAGGATTGCAGAGAGAGGGACAAGCTTCACGAATTATTATGCGTCAGATGCTCCTTGTGCCCCCTCTAGAAATGCGATGTTTAAATCCAGATTCGGCATCCACACAGGTGTTGTCAATCATGGAGGAACAGATGCGGACAACCGTCCGATCGGAGCAGAGCGACCGTTCAATTACCACAGCTCACCTTATCAGGCGTGGGTAGATGTTATGCGTTTTAAAGGACATCACACAACAATGATCAGTCCCTTCCCTGGGCGACATGCGAACTGGAGTGTGCTGGAAGGCTTTCTTGAGGTCCATGATACGAATAAACAAGCAGGTGAAACAGCGGGGGATGTAGCGGAGGAAGCCTTACGATGGATTAAAGGAAGAGGGACTGAAAAGGAAGATTGGATGCTATATCTGAACTTCTGGGATCCTCATACGCCATACAGGACACCGGTATCCTATGGAAATCCATTCAAAAACGATCCTGCTCCGGAGTGGTTGACGGACGAGATCATCGCCGAGCACCAAGAAAGCTACGGACCGATGAGTGCTCGAAATGTTCCGGCGGGGAACCAGTGGCCGGATTTACCGTCTGAGATCCACTCACGTGAAGATTTTAAACGCTGGATCGATGGGTACGATACAGCGATCCGTTATGTGGATGACCATGTCGGTATGATCGTCAATGCCTTGGAGGAAGAAGGGCTGTTAGAAGATACGATCATCATCATTTCAGCAGATCATGGCGAAAATCAAGGTGAACTGAACATTTACGGCGATCATCAGACAGCGGACCATATCACAAGTCGTATCCCGCTGATCATGGCAGGACCTGAAATCCGTCAGGGACACATCGATACAGACTTCCATTATCAAGTGGATCTAGGGCCTACGTTAGTTGAAATGGCAGGTGCTGCTCAGCGAGAGAAATGGGATGGCATCAGCTTCCTTCCTGCGTTGACGGAAGGACGCTCATCAGGAAGACCTTATCTTGTGGTCAGTCAAGCAGCATGGAGCTGTCAGCGTGCCGTTCGATTTGATAACTGGATGCTGATTCGAACCTATCATGATGGAATGAAGGATTTCCCTGATTTGATGTTGTTTGATATTGAGAACGACCCACATGAAACAACGAATCTCGTAGACTCGCATCCTGAAATTGTCGGTCGAGGCATGATCCTGCTGGATGAATGGGTTGCTGAGCAAATGGCATCCTCTGATTCTCCTGTCGATCCGATGTGGAATGTCATCCACGAGGGTGGTCCTTATCATACAAAAGGAGAGCTGGACCAGCATGTCGGCCGCTTGAAAGAGGAAGGGCGATATGAGGCTGCAGAACGACTGGAACGCCGCCATGATAAATTCAAGCGAATCTATGAAACGGTTTAG
- a CDS encoding formylglycine-generating enzyme family protein: MKNCCTPERRTENPGTNTKTLEKRKRLSTEGMVLLEGGNFIMGTDRVDGFPRDGEGPSRTVTLDHFYIDKYAVTNEQFQAFVRETGYVTEAEKFGWSFVFHQFISEKTWADKPQSVPNIPWWFAVEGAFWKQPEGPDSSIEKRMYHPVIHISWNDAQAYCNWAGKRLPTEAEWEYAARGGLEKRTYAWGDELIVGGKHQCNIWQGRFPNENTVRDGYAGTAPVDAYSPNGYGLYNVCGNVWEWCEDWFSPSYHRTSDSRNPKGPVQGQVKSMRGGSYLCHKSYCNRYRVAARSSNSPDSSTGNIGFRCAADLH, encoded by the coding sequence ATGAAGAATTGTTGCACACCAGAAAGGCGAACTGAAAATCCCGGAACGAATACAAAGACTCTCGAAAAAAGGAAACGTCTATCCACAGAAGGGATGGTCCTATTAGAAGGAGGAAACTTCATCATGGGAACCGATCGGGTAGATGGTTTCCCGAGAGACGGTGAAGGCCCTTCTCGAACCGTAACGTTGGATCACTTTTATATTGATAAGTATGCTGTCACCAATGAACAGTTCCAAGCGTTCGTCCGTGAAACCGGATATGTTACAGAGGCAGAGAAGTTCGGATGGTCGTTCGTCTTTCATCAATTCATTTCTGAAAAGACATGGGCGGATAAGCCTCAAAGCGTTCCGAATATTCCGTGGTGGTTTGCGGTTGAGGGGGCCTTCTGGAAGCAGCCGGAAGGGCCGGACTCTTCCATTGAAAAAAGGATGTATCATCCTGTCATACATATTTCTTGGAATGATGCCCAAGCGTATTGCAATTGGGCGGGGAAACGGCTACCAACAGAAGCAGAGTGGGAATATGCTGCGCGAGGTGGCTTGGAGAAGCGAACCTATGCATGGGGCGATGAATTGATTGTCGGAGGAAAACATCAATGCAACATTTGGCAAGGTCGTTTCCCCAATGAAAACACGGTAAGGGACGGGTATGCAGGAACAGCTCCTGTCGATGCTTATTCTCCGAACGGCTATGGACTTTATAATGTGTGCGGGAATGTATGGGAATGGTGCGAGGATTGGTTCAGTCCTAGCTATCACAGGACGAGTGACTCTCGAAACCCGAAAGGCCCTGTACAAGGTCAAGTGAAGTCGATGAGAGGCGGCTCCTACTTATGTCATAAATCGTATTGCAATCGTTATCGTGTCGCTGCCCGAAGTTCAAATTCACCAGACAGCTCAACTGGAAATATCGGTTTTCGGTGTGCAGCGGATCTTCACTGA
- a CDS encoding endonuclease/exonuclease/phosphatase family protein: MELKAMTFNLRVDLPQDGKNAWAHRKDKVKHMLGKHRPLIIGTQEGTLPMLKDISHLLPDYQWLGEGRRGGLEDEFCAIFYRGEELEVLNSGQFWLSEQPDVPGSISWDSDFPRICTWAYFQSKIHRQESFLHFNTHLDHVSQQAREKGIQLILEKIQQLHAKEGVPVILTGDFNAEPDQKAIRYIDEYVSDTLTLQDAFSQITPGKTFHSFEGGFKGKPIDYIFTTPDVHILSTEIDRSEVNGGYPSDHYPVLTTLQIPSKEA, translated from the coding sequence ATGGAACTAAAAGCGATGACATTCAATTTGAGAGTCGATCTTCCTCAGGACGGGAAGAATGCTTGGGCACACAGGAAAGATAAGGTTAAGCATATGTTAGGCAAGCATCGTCCTTTGATTATCGGCACGCAGGAAGGAACACTTCCGATGTTAAAGGACATCTCTCATCTTCTACCAGATTATCAATGGCTTGGTGAGGGACGTCGAGGCGGATTGGAGGATGAGTTTTGTGCGATTTTTTATCGAGGAGAAGAACTGGAGGTTCTTAATTCTGGCCAATTTTGGTTATCCGAACAGCCTGACGTTCCAGGAAGCATCAGCTGGGACAGTGATTTTCCAAGAATCTGTACGTGGGCTTACTTCCAATCCAAAATTCACCGACAAGAGTCCTTCCTCCATTTCAATACCCACTTGGATCATGTCAGTCAACAGGCACGTGAGAAAGGCATTCAGTTAATTCTTGAAAAAATCCAGCAGCTACATGCGAAGGAGGGTGTACCTGTCATACTCACTGGGGATTTCAACGCAGAACCCGATCAAAAGGCCATCCGGTATATCGATGAATACGTATCAGACACATTAACCTTACAAGATGCGTTCTCACAGATAACACCTGGAAAAACCTTTCACAGCTTTGAAGGCGGTTTTAAAGGGAAGCCGATCGATTATATTTTCACGACTCCCGATGTACATATCTTATCCACAGAAATTGATCGGAGCGAAGTTAACGGAGGTTATCCTTCTGATCATTACCCTGTCCTGACAACCTTGCAGATCCCATCTAAGGAGGCATAG
- a CDS encoding Gfo/Idh/MocA family oxidoreductase: protein MQKMDGMNYAPEGKRKRVVQEGEFPIAAVCLDHGHIYGMCNGLTEAGASLKLVYDPYPSKVEAFCKAYPGVQVASSLDEVLEDPEIKLVAGAAVPSERCALGLTVLEYGKHYFTDKTPFTKMIQLKAARQKTKETGLIWAVYYSERLHVESAVYAGQLIDQGAIGQVVQVMGTGPHRINVESRPDWFFNKEQYGGILCDIGSHQIEQFLHFAKAEDARVVHSKVGNYKHPNYPELEDFGDATLIADNGATHYFRVDWLTPDGLGTWGDGRTFILGTEGYIELRKYIDIARDKSGDHLYLVNGQGEHHFSLNGEVGFPYFGDLILDCLNGTENAMRQSHTFKAAELCLIAQRDAICLNTEVASIKKD from the coding sequence ATGCAAAAAATGGATGGCATGAACTATGCACCTGAAGGAAAGAGAAAAAGGGTGGTTCAAGAAGGGGAATTTCCCATTGCTGCGGTATGTCTTGATCATGGTCACATCTATGGCATGTGCAACGGCTTGACGGAAGCTGGAGCATCCTTGAAATTGGTCTATGACCCGTATCCATCAAAGGTGGAAGCGTTCTGTAAAGCCTATCCGGGTGTCCAGGTGGCTTCATCTTTAGATGAGGTTCTAGAAGATCCCGAGATCAAGCTGGTTGCGGGGGCTGCTGTTCCTTCTGAGAGGTGTGCGCTTGGTTTGACAGTGCTCGAATATGGGAAGCACTACTTTACGGATAAGACCCCTTTTACAAAAATGATCCAGCTTAAAGCTGCACGACAGAAGACGAAGGAGACTGGACTGATTTGGGCCGTTTATTACAGCGAAAGGCTTCATGTGGAAAGTGCAGTCTATGCAGGTCAGCTTATTGACCAGGGGGCGATTGGACAAGTTGTCCAGGTGATGGGGACAGGTCCTCACAGAATCAATGTGGAAAGTAGACCTGACTGGTTCTTCAATAAGGAGCAATACGGTGGGATCCTCTGTGATATCGGCAGTCACCAGATCGAGCAGTTTCTTCATTTTGCAAAGGCAGAGGATGCCAGAGTTGTTCATAGTAAAGTCGGTAATTATAAGCATCCGAACTATCCAGAGTTGGAAGATTTCGGCGATGCAACCCTTATTGCAGATAATGGGGCTACGCATTATTTCAGGGTGGATTGGCTGACTCCGGACGGTCTGGGGACATGGGGAGATGGTCGTACATTCATTCTAGGAACAGAAGGATATATCGAATTGAGAAAATACATTGATATTGCAAGGGACAAGAGCGGGGATCATCTCTATTTGGTCAATGGTCAAGGAGAACACCATTTTTCATTGAATGGAGAGGTCGGTTTTCCTTACTTCGGTGATTTGATCCTGGATTGTTTGAACGGCACAGAAAATGCGATGCGGCAATCCCACACGTTCAAGGCAGCTGAGTTGTGCTTGATTGCTCAGAGAGATGCCATTTGTTTAAATACAGAAGTAGCCTCTATAAAGAAAGACTGA